The Gymnogyps californianus isolate 813 chromosome 5, ASM1813914v2, whole genome shotgun sequence genome contains a region encoding:
- the SPTY2D1 gene encoding protein SPT2 homolog, whose translation MDFRNILVMASEQQGLNAVPKRYSLAVGPPKKVPKVKGVESAAVQAFLRRQEEEKRKKALEERRKKEELLARRIELKHDRKARAMASRTKDNFYGYNGIPVEEKPKKRRTCENVTQAPEAEHATEDETEQLEYSQTESEHEQDEYEEKPSKVAVKPKAPPKSAPAPLNFAELLRLAEKKQYEPVEIKAVKKVEERPRTAEELREREYLGRKNKRVEMHKKSEKEIKNTGISSSSKKVTSQKESINAKLSKSSVDKHSTPKGSLSSSMSGIDKKSKAPALTEKHSRSSSSSRFDQMEKNSQNGSLKSSTGSSHSKLPVNGIGKSGSSSHVPPSKPAANGAQRLPSAKESSLKKSAHTKSGNAAALQHGINSNAKRSGSSLGKGGPGHPGGGSSAGPGRSSSNSGVGPGRPGSGLSPGPGRLGGSSGMGPGRPTGSSSTGPGRPGSSLGTGPGRPGISTNTGPGRPGSNTGAGPGRPGSSVGTGPGRPGVSPSTGPGRPGSSLGTGPGRPGVSPSTGPGRPGSSLGTGPGRPGISPSTGPGRPGSSLGTGPGRPGISPSTGAKRPGSSLGTGPGRPGISPSAGPGRPGSSLGTTVKPKCTVVSETISSKNLVTRPSNGQINGMRSFQGHRPVFHPQGLGRPPISYKRQIEDDDDDEYDSEMDDFIEDEGEPQEEISKHIREIFGYDRKRYKDESDYALRYMESSWREQQKEEARSLRLGVQEDLEELRREEEELKRKRQSKKLRTR comes from the exons aaaaggtaCAGTTTGGCTGTTGGTCCTCCCAAAAAGGTTCCAAAAGTCAAGGGTGTAGAGTCTGCAGCAGTGCAAGCATTTCTCAGACggcaagaagaagaaaaaagaaaaaaag cactggaagaaagaagaaagaaagaagaactCTTGGCTAGACGTATTGAACTGAAACATGACAGAAAGGCAAGAGCTATGGCCTCACGAACAAAGGATAATTTTTATGGCTATAATGGCATTCCTGTTGAAGAGAAGCCTAAAAAGAGGAGGACTTGTGAGAATGTTACTCAGGCCCCAGAGGCTGAGCATGCAACAGAAGATGAAACTGAGCAACTTGAATACAGTCAGACTGAATCTGAGCATGAGCAAGACGAATATGAAGAGAAACCATCCAAAGTTGCAGTGAAACCAAAGGCGCCTCCCAAAAGTGCACCAGCACCTCTGAACTTTGCAGAGCTCTTAAggcttgctgaaaaaaaacaatatGAACCGGtggaaataaaagctgtgaaaaaggTAGAAGAGAGACCCAGAACAGCAGAAGAATTGAGAGAGAGGGAGTATTTGGGACGCAAAAACAAAAGAGTAGAAATGCATAAGAAAAGTGAGAAGGAGATTAAGAATACAGGGATATCCAGTTCTTCAAAAAAAGTGACTTCTCAGAAAGAATCTATAAATGCAAAACTTAGCAAAAGCTCAGTAGATAAACATTCCACACCAAAAGGCAGTCTGTCATCTTCTATGAGTGGTATTGATAAGAAATCCAAAGCACCAGCATTGACTGAAAAACACTCACGGTCCTCATCTTCCTCTAGATTTgatcaaatggaaaaaaactcacAAAATGGCTCCTTAAAAAGCTCTACTGGTAGCAGTCATAGTAAATTACCCGTCAATGGTATTGGAAAGTCTGGCTCAAGCTCTCATGTGCCACCCTCAAAACCAGCGGCCAATGGGGCCCAGAGGCTACCATCTGCTAAAGAATCCAGCCTGAAAAAGTCTGCCCATACAAAATCAGGAAATGCTGCAGCCCTTCAGCATGGAATCAACTCCAATGCAAAACGATCAGGCAGCAGCTTAGGAAAAGGAGGTCCTGGACATCCAGGTGGCGGTtcaagtgcaggacctgggcGATCAAGCAGCAATTCTGGCGTGGGACCTGGAAGGCCAGGAAGTGGTTTAAGCCCAGGACCTGGGCGACTGGGCGGTAGCTCAGGCATGGGACCTGGAAGGCCTACTGGCAGCTCAAGCACAGGACCTGGGCGGCCAGGCAGCAGCTTGGGCACTGGACCAGGAAGGCCAGGCATCAGCACAAACACAGGGCCTGGGCGACCAGGCAGCAACACAGGTGCAGGACCTGGGCGACCAGGCAGCAGCGTGGGAACAGGACCAGGAAGGCCAGGAGTCAGCCCAAGCACTGGACCTGGGCGACCAGGCAGCAGCTTGGGAACAGGACCAGGAAGGCCAGGAGTCAGCCCAAGCACTGGACCTGGGCGACCAGGCAGCAGCTTGGGAACAGGACCAGGAAGGCCAGGCATCAGCCCAAGCACTGGACCTGGGCGACCAGGCAGCAGCTTGGGAACAGGACCAGGAAGGCCAGGCATCAGCCCAAGCACAGGAGCCAAGCGACCAGGCAGCAGCTTGGGAACAGGACCAGGAAGGCCAGGCATAAgcccaagtgcaggacctgggcGACCAGGCAGCAGCTTGGGTACAACTGTAAAACCGAAGTGTACTGTTGTATCGGAAACTATTTCTTCTAAAAACCTAGTCACAAGACCTAGCAATGGACAGATAAATGGAATGAGATCTTTTCAAGGGCATAGACCTGTGTTTCATCCACAAG GTCTTGGAAGACCACCTATTAGTTACAAGAGACAAAtagaagatgatgatgatgatgaataTGACTCTGAAATGGATGACTTCATTGAAGATGAAGGGGAACCGCAAGAAGAAATATCAAAACATATTCGGGAAATATTTGGCTATGACCggaaaag ATACAAAGATGAAAGTGATTATGCCTTACGTTATATggagagcagctggagagagcaacagaaagaagaagCTAGGAG